Proteins co-encoded in one Arachis hypogaea cultivar Tifrunner chromosome 11, arahy.Tifrunner.gnm2.J5K5, whole genome shotgun sequence genomic window:
- the LOC112721984 gene encoding FAM10 family protein At4g22670, which yields MDASKLNQLKHFIEQCKSNPSVLADPSLSFFRDYLESLGAKLPASAYSKSRDAESDDDFEDAGDEEQPKVDEVEEEEDDEIIESDVELEGETVEPDNDPPQKMGDASVEVTEENRDAAQSAKAKAMEAISEGKFEEAIENLTEAILLNPTSAIMYATRASVYIKMKKPNAAIRDANAALQINPDSAKGYKSRGIARSMLGQWEEAAKDLHVASNIDYDEEISAVLKKVEPNAHKIEEHRRKYERLHKERAEKKLERERQRRRAEAQAAYEKAKKQDQSSSSRNPGGMPGGFPGGMPGGFPGGMPGGFPGGMPGGFPGGMAGGVPGNVDFSKILNDPELMAAFSDPEVMAALQDVMKNPANLAKHQSNPKVAPVIAKMMSKFGGPN from the exons ATGGACGCTTCGAAGCTGAACCAATTGAAGCATTTCATCGAACAGTGTAAGTCCAATCCTTCCGTCCTCGCCGATCCTTCCCTCTCCTTCTTCCGCGACTACCTCGAAAG CCTCGGAGCGAAGCTACCAGCATCTGCTTACTCCAAATCG AGAGATGCGGAGAGTGATGATGATTTTGAGGATGCTGGAGACGAGGAACAACCCAAGGTGGATGAAGtagaagaggaggaagatgacGAGATTATTGAATCTGATGTTGAGCTCGAGGGTGAAACCGTTGAGCCTGACAATGATCCTCCGCAgaag ATGGGAGACGCTTCTGTTGAGGTCACTGAAGAGAATCGTGATGCTGCGCAGTCTGCCAAAGCTAAAGCCATGGAAGCAATTTCTGAAG GCAAGTTCGAGGAGGCAATTGAGAACTTGACGGAGGCAATCTTGCTTAATCCTACATCTGCCATAATGTATGCCACCAGAG CCAGTGTTTACATCAAGATGAAGAAACCAAATGCTGCGATCCGTGATGCAAATGCTGCTTTGCAG ATCAATCCCGATTCTGCTAAAGGCTACAAGTCGCGTGGTATAGCACGGTCAATGCTTGGTCAGTGGGAAGAGGCTGCAAAGGATCTTCATGTGGCTTCAAACATTGATTATGATGAGGAAATAAGTGCTGTACTTAAGAAG GTGGAACCAAATGCTCACAAGATTGAGGAACACCGACGGAAGTATGAAAGGCTGCACAAGGAAAGAGCGGAGAAAAAACTTGAGCGTGAGAGGCAAAGACGTCGTGCTGAAGCTCAG GCTGCATATGAGAAGGCTAAGAAGCAAGATCAATCATCTTCCAGTAGAAACCCCGGAGGCATGCCTGGTGGGTTTCCAGGAGGCATGCCGGGAGGCTTCCCAGGAGGGATGCCGGGAGGCTTCCCAGGAGGGATGCCGGGAGGTTTCCCGGGAGGAATGGCAGGTGGAGTGCCTGGAAATGTTGATTTTAGCAAAATCTTGAAT GACCCTGAGCTAATGGCGGCATTTAGTGATCCGGAGGTCATGGCTGCACTTCAAGACG TTATGAAGAACCCTGCTAACTTGGCTAAGCATCAGTCAAATCCCAAGGTGGCTCCGGTCATTGCGAAAATGATGAGCAAATTTGGAGGTCCCAATTAA
- the LOC112721415 gene encoding protein FAR1-RELATED SEQUENCE 5-like, with protein sequence MEDIRLKDPQLYFKACHDSRGLVRNLFWSDGISQLDYRLFGDVITFDATYKKNKYSCPLVIFSGVNHHNQTIVFAAALIVDETTDTYIWLLRQLMFAMKGKTPTSIITDGAMAIRNAVRDVFPEVRHRLCAWHLIRNATSNVENPSFTSKFKKIMLGDYEIPVFKRKWVQLIEEFGLEDKPWVINMYEEKHTTTSRCEGLYSVVARYVGSRYDLTSFVEHFQRCVAHLRFKEFNADYESTHGVPVMQTCIELLERYVAELYTHEIFLLFRPFLSKARSMRVLNIENNDDCIKYIVCKHGRPDFMWTVDFHQEEMIFMCTCLRMESFGIPSEYIVKVLVDRDICEIPRSLVLDRWTKKVKSALNDPSGFTRDAVVISRQSALMEFSKQLAAVAAKVPERYEETHDLIMGLYSSYKAADEGTNQPQSGVAKSSNPYVHQSGVGSGQASRKKRKCCSVCQIEGYKKTTCPWQKDIDNNVIEDEANGSDDSNVYPEPTAELDNDN encoded by the exons ATGGAGGATATACGGTTGAAGGATCCACAATTATATTTCAAGGCATGTCATGATTCAAGAGGGTTGGTACGTAACTTGTTCTGGTCTGATGGGATTAGCCAACTAGACTACCGACTCTTCGGGGATGTTATTACTTTTGATGCTACGTACAAGAAAAACAAGTATAGTTGTCCATTAGTCATATTCAGCGGGGTTAACCACCACAACCAAACAATTGTTTTTGCTGCTGCGTTAATTGTGGATGAAACTACTGATACATATATTTGGCTCCTGCGTCAGctcatgtttgcaatgaagggCAAGACCCCGACCTCAATAATAACTGATGGGGCCATGGCGATTAGGAATGCAGTAAGAGATGTATTTCCCGAAGTCAGACATAGATTATGCGCTTGGCACCTTATTCGAAATGCAACTAGCAATGTTGAAAATCCATCGTTTAcatctaaattcaaaaaaataatgttGGGAGACTACGAGATTCCCGTGTTTAAGCGTAAGTGGGTTCAGCTTATTGAAGAATTTGGCCTTGAAGATAAGCCGTGGGTGATCAACATGTACGAAGAGAAGCATAC AACTACCTCAAGATGTGAAGGTTTATACTCAGTTGTGGCAAGGTATGTGGGGTCGCGGTATGATTTGACAAGTTTTGTAGAGCATTTTCAAAGGTGTGTTGCACACTTGCGCTTTAAAGAATTTAATGCTGATTATGAATCTACACATGGGGTGCCCGTCATGCAGACTTGTATAGAGCTGCTAGAGAGATATGTTGCTGAGTTATACACTCATGAGATATTTCTTTTGTTTCGGCCATTTCTCTCTAAAGCTAGATCAATGCGGGTGCTAAACATAGAGAATAACGATGATTGCATAAAGTACATTGTGTGTAAGCATGGGAGACCCGATTTTATGTGGACCGTTGATTTTCATCAAGAAGAAATGATCTTCATGTGTACCTGTTTAAGAATGGAGTCATTTGGAATTCCCAGCGAATATATTGTGAAAGTTCTGGTTGACAGAGACATTTGTGAGATTCCCCGGTCATTGGTATTGGATAGATGGACAAAAAAGGTTAAATCAGCACTCAATGATCCAAGTGGGTTCACCAGGGATGCTGTTGTTATTAGTCGTCAAAGTGCCTTGATGGAATTTTCTAAACAATTGGCTGCTGTTGCTGCTAAAGTACCAGAGAGATATGAAGAGACACATGACCTAATTATGGGATTGTACTCATCTTACAAGGCTGCAGACGAAGGCACTAATCAACCTCAGTCAGGTGTAGCTAAAAGTAGCAATCCGTATGTGCATCAAAGCGGTGTAGGCTCAGGACAAGCATCTAGGAAGAAGCGGAAATGTTGTAGTGTTTGTCAAATAGAAGGATATAAGAAGACAACATGTCCTTGGCAAAAGGACATTGACAACAACGTTATTGAAGATGAAGCTAATGGTTCGGATGATAGCAACGTATATCCAGAACCGACGGCTGAGTTAGATAATGATAATTAG